One genomic region from Bacillus aquiflavi encodes:
- a CDS encoding response regulator transcription factor, giving the protein MKKLLLIDDEVRMLDLLSLYLTPYGYHCIKKSSALEAISYLHDQHVDLVLLDVMMPEMNGWEACIEIRQFSDVPIIILTARSEKVDVVKGLKIGADDYVAKPFDEDELLARIDAVLRRKKQSDKIIHFNGLNLNEEAFELHYNDQLILLTPKEFALISLFLKNENKVFTREHLLSSIWGYAVNTEDRTVDSHLRNLREKLRKSGFPIERHLTTVWGIGYKWVTDK; this is encoded by the coding sequence ATGAAGAAACTCTTACTTATCGACGATGAAGTGAGGATGCTCGATCTCCTCTCATTATATTTAACGCCCTATGGTTATCACTGTATTAAAAAATCATCAGCTTTAGAAGCAATTTCTTACTTACATGACCAGCATGTGGATTTAGTATTACTAGACGTAATGATGCCTGAAATGAACGGCTGGGAAGCATGCATTGAAATTCGGCAATTTTCTGATGTACCGATTATTATATTGACTGCAAGAAGTGAAAAAGTCGATGTTGTAAAAGGATTAAAAATAGGAGCGGATGATTATGTAGCAAAACCCTTTGACGAAGATGAACTTTTAGCGAGAATTGATGCGGTTTTACGCCGTAAAAAACAAAGCGATAAAATAATTCATTTTAACGGCTTAAACTTAAATGAAGAAGCTTTTGAACTTCACTATAACGATCAATTAATCCTATTAACACCAAAAGAATTTGCGCTAATTAGCTTGTTCTTAAAAAACGAAAATAAAGTATTTACGCGTGAACATCTCCTTTCTTCTATATGGGGTTATGCTGTTAATACTGAAGACAGAACTGTTGATTCTCACCTACGGAACTTACGGGAAAAACTACGTAAATCTGGGTTTCCAATTGAACGACATTTAACAACTGTATGGGGAATTGGATATAAATGGGTTACCGATAAATAA
- a CDS encoding F510_1955 family glycosylhydrolase: MNLNKKFLFILFLITTTSFTAGCSIENKTNKTFTIEKARTKTIDHIHGIGYSGDGDSLIIASPKGIKIFTEGHWLETNQYFHDYMGFQTTKEGFYASGHPEEGSSLRNPLGLVKSTDLGKSLQTLAFYGESDLHFIATSFYDKTIYILNEEPNSKLNTGVYYTENDGRYWKKCEFNGFNSNTFGMMAVHPSIGSTVAIATKNGIYFSIDNGNTFKQLFDSTMVTAIAFSETKLYFSTVENNKIYLKSYDLKTKKIDDISIPSLNDENPITYIAVNVSNPEQIAFSTYNHDVYETNDFKKNWNKLIENGRLK; this comes from the coding sequence ATGAATTTAAATAAAAAATTTCTGTTCATATTATTTTTAATAACTACTACATCGTTTACAGCAGGCTGCTCAATAGAAAACAAAACAAATAAAACATTTACAATTGAAAAAGCACGTACGAAAACAATTGATCATATACATGGAATTGGGTATTCTGGTGACGGTGATAGTCTAATTATCGCTTCTCCTAAAGGAATTAAAATTTTTACAGAAGGGCATTGGCTGGAAACAAATCAATATTTTCACGATTATATGGGATTTCAAACTACAAAGGAGGGTTTTTATGCAAGCGGGCATCCAGAAGAAGGCTCATCTTTAAGAAATCCTCTAGGACTTGTGAAAAGTACAGATTTAGGAAAATCTCTTCAAACACTTGCCTTTTATGGAGAAAGTGATCTTCATTTTATAGCAACAAGCTTTTATGATAAGACAATATATATTTTGAATGAAGAGCCAAACTCAAAACTTAATACTGGTGTATACTATACCGAAAATGATGGGCGTTACTGGAAGAAATGTGAATTTAATGGATTTAACTCAAATACATTTGGAATGATGGCTGTTCACCCATCAATAGGATCAACAGTGGCAATTGCCACGAAAAATGGAATTTATTTTTCAATAGACAATGGTAATACATTTAAACAGTTATTTGATTCAACTATGGTTACTGCGATAGCTTTCTCCGAAACAAAACTGTACTTCTCCACAGTTGAAAATAATAAAATTTACTTAAAAAGCTATGATTTAAAAACAAAAAAAATAGACGATATAAGTATACCCTCCCTTAATGATGAAAACCCGATCACTTATATTGCTGTTAATGTAAGTAACCCAGAACAAATTGCTTTTTCAACTTACAATCATGATGTGTATGAAACAAATGATTTCAAGAAAAATTGGAATAAACTAATCGAAAACGGTCGATTAAAGTAG